In Astatotilapia calliptera chromosome 23, fAstCal1.2, whole genome shotgun sequence, a genomic segment contains:
- the LOC113016498 gene encoding gamma-glutamylaminecyclotransferase B-like, with the protein MTRVFVYGILKKGQPNNYRMFDNNNGKAEYLGLAFTIQKYPLVITTKDNIPFLLNIPGQGHRVHGEIYKVDDQMLKFLDTFKSVPTWYQRTVVQLEVKEWVGKMEGEEKVSPGSITDAFVYTTTMYEPEWPSLPCYESYDSEGDHGLKYRCREERD; encoded by the coding sequence ATGACTCGGGTCTTTGTGTACGGCATCCTGAAGAAGGGGCAGCCCAACAACTACCGCATGTTCGACAACAACAATGGAAAGGCCGAGTACCTTGGCTTGGCATTCACTATCCAGAAATACCCGTTAGTGATCACCACCAAGGACAACATCCCTTTCCTGCTCAACATCCCTGGCCAGGGTCACCGAGTGCACGGGGAGATCTACAAAGTGGATGACCAGATGCTGAAATTCCTGGACACTTTTAAAAGCGTCCCAACGTGGTACCAGCGGACGGTGGTCCAGCTGGAAGTGAAGGAGTGGGTGGGGAAGATGGAAGGAGAGGAGAAGGTGTCACCGGGGAGCATCACAGATGCGTTTGTGTACACCACCACGATGTACGAGCCAGAATGGCCCTCGCTGCCGTGCTATGAGAGCTACGACTCAGAGGGAGATCACGGGCTCAAATATAGGTGTAGAGAAGAGCGGGATTGA
- the LOC113016870 gene encoding gamma-glutamylaminecyclotransferase B-like has translation MTRIFVYGTLKKGQPNNYRMFDNNNGKAEYLGSAFTSQKYPLVITTKDNIPFLLNIPGQGHRVHGEIYKVDDQMLKFLDTFKSVPTLYQQTVVQLEVKEWVGKMEGEEKVSPGSIMDVFVYTATTYEPDWRSLPCYENYDSEGDHGLKYNTEEKL, from the coding sequence ATGACTCGGATCTTCGTTTACGGCACTCTGAAGAAGGGGCAGCCCAACAACTACCGCATGTTCGACAACAACAATGGAAAGGCCGAGTACCTGGGTTCGGCGTTCACCTCCCAGAAATACCCGTTAGTGATCACCACCAAGGACAACATTCCTTTCCTGCTCAACATCCCTGGCCAGGGTCACCGAGTGCACGGGGAGATCTACAAAGTGGATGACCAGATGCTGAAATTCCTGGACACTTTTAAAAGCGTCCCAACGTTGTACCAGCAGACAGTGGTCCAGCTGGAGGTGAAGGAGTGGGTGGGGAAGATGGAAGGAGAGGAGAAGGTGTCACCGGGGAGCATCATGGACGTGTTTGTGTACACCGCCACAACGTACGAGCCAGACTGGCGCTCGCTGCCGTGCTACGAGAACTACGACTCAGAGGGAGATCACGGGCTCAAATATAATACGGAAGAAAAGCTATAA